The following nucleotide sequence is from Caldicellulosiruptor saccharolyticus DSM 8903.
CATTGAAAAGATAATTGCTGCAAATCCTGACCTTGTAATTGTTCCCTATTATATAGACAAGTCCAAATATGACCTTTTGAAAAAGGGGCTTAAGTGTCCAATATATGTAAGTTTAAATCCAAATTCGATTTCAAATATCAAAAAGGAGATTATAAATCTTTCAAAGCTAACAGGTGAAATTCAGAAAGGCCAGGCTCTTATAAAGTACATGGATGATAAAATTAACTTTGTCCAAAAAAAGGTAAAATACCTAAGAAAGAAAAAGTATGTGCTTTTCTACACATATTACTTTAACTCAACATATGGAAGAAACACAACACAGCATGAGATTGCAAAATTTGCGGGGGTTATAAACATAGCTGCTGTTGCAGGTTTGAAAAGTTGGCCAACAATTACAAAAGAACAGATTTTAGAGTGGGACCCGGACATTATTGTTATTCCTTCTGCTTCATATAATCCAAAAAAGACTTCTCAGCAATATGTAGAAGAGTTTAAAAAAGATCCTGCTTTTAAGAATCTAAAAGCTGTTAAAAACAACGC
It contains:
- a CDS encoding ABC transporter substrate-binding protein, yielding MRMSKKIVAIAILVAFVVAMLPFYSKAANFPVTVKDGKGNSITVKQKPQRILSLALQTDEILLNMVSPSRIIGLSIFADDKNNSNVVNLAKNVKGRYSSNDIEKIIAANPDLVIVPYYIDKSKYDLLKKGLKCPIYVSLNPNSISNIKKEIINLSKLTGEIQKGQALIKYMDDKINFVQKKVKYLRKKKYVLFYTYYFNSTYGRNTTQHEIAKFAGVINIAAVAGLKSWPTITKEQILEWDPDIIVIPSASYNPKKTSQQYVEEFKKDPAFKNLKAVKNNAVIILDDRHVQTVSHYIVEGIYDLAKAAYPYLFK